In one Pseudomonas sp. Bout1 genomic region, the following are encoded:
- the rng gene encoding ribonuclease G — MSEEILINITPMESRVAVVENGVLQEVHVERTQKRGIVGNIYKGKVVRVLPGMQAAFVDIGLDRAAFIHASEISLREGPAVESISALVHEGQSLVVQVTKDPIGSKGARLTTQLSIPSRYLVYMPRTAHVGISLKIEDEGERERLKKVVSDCVALEGIKEAGGFILRTAAEGAGADEILMDIRYLRRLWDQIGAQIKTIGAPSVIYEDLGLALRTLRDLVSPKIEKIRIDSRETFQRTTQFVAELMPEIADRLEHYPGERPIFDLYGVEDEIQKALERKVPLKSGGYLVVDPAEAMSTIDVNTGAFVGHRNLEETIFKTNLEAATAIARQLRLRNLGGIIIIDFIDMEDEEHQRQVLRTLEKQLERDHAKTNIIGITELGLVQMTRKRTRESLEQVLCEPCSSCQGRGKLKTPETVCYEIFREILREARAYQAEGYRVLANQKVVDRLLDEESGNVAELEVFIGRTIRFQVETMYSQEQYDVVLL; from the coding sequence ATGAGTGAAGAGATTCTGATCAATATCACGCCGATGGAATCGCGCGTGGCGGTGGTAGAGAACGGTGTTCTGCAAGAAGTGCACGTGGAGCGCACCCAAAAGCGCGGGATCGTCGGCAACATCTATAAAGGCAAGGTCGTGCGCGTGTTACCGGGGATGCAGGCGGCTTTCGTCGACATCGGCCTGGACCGCGCCGCGTTTATCCATGCTTCGGAAATTTCCCTGCGCGAGGGCCCGGCGGTTGAAAGCATCAGTGCCCTGGTGCACGAAGGGCAAAGCCTGGTGGTGCAAGTCACCAAGGACCCGATTGGCTCCAAGGGCGCGCGCCTGACCACGCAACTGTCGATTCCCTCACGGTACCTGGTGTACATGCCGCGCACGGCCCACGTCGGCATCTCCCTGAAGATCGAAGACGAAGGCGAGCGCGAACGCCTGAAAAAGGTAGTCAGCGATTGCGTGGCGCTGGAAGGCATCAAGGAGGCTGGCGGTTTTATCCTGCGTACCGCCGCTGAAGGCGCCGGTGCCGATGAAATCCTCATGGACATCCGCTACCTGCGTCGCCTCTGGGACCAGATCGGCGCGCAGATCAAGACCATTGGTGCGCCCAGCGTGATCTACGAAGACCTCGGCCTGGCCCTGCGCACCTTGCGCGACCTGGTCAGCCCGAAAATCGAGAAAATTCGCATCGACTCGCGGGAAACCTTCCAGCGCACCACGCAATTTGTTGCCGAACTGATGCCGGAAATTGCCGACCGCCTGGAGCACTACCCCGGTGAACGCCCGATCTTCGACCTGTATGGCGTCGAAGACGAAATCCAGAAAGCCCTCGAGCGCAAAGTGCCGCTCAAGTCCGGCGGCTACCTGGTGGTGGACCCGGCGGAAGCCATGAGTACCATCGACGTCAATACTGGCGCCTTCGTGGGCCATCGCAACCTCGAAGAAACCATCTTCAAGACCAACCTCGAGGCGGCCACCGCGATTGCCCGGCAACTGCGCCTGCGCAACCTGGGCGGGATCATCATCATCGACTTCATCGACATGGAAGACGAAGAGCACCAGCGCCAGGTGCTGCGTACCCTGGAGAAGCAGCTGGAGCGCGACCACGCCAAGACCAACATCATCGGCATCACCGAACTGGGCCTGGTGCAGATGACCCGCAAGCGCACCCGCGAAAGCCTGGAGCAGGTACTGTGCGAGCCGTGCAGCAGTTGCCAGGGCCGCGGCAAGTTGAAGACCCCGGAAACGGTTTGCTACGAAATTTTCCGGGAAATCCTGCGGGAGGCGCGTGCCTACCAGGCCGAGGGCTATAGAGTGCTGGCCAACCAGAAGGTGGTCGACCGGTTGCTGGATGAAGAGTCCGGCAACGTGGCCGAGCTGGAAGTTTTTATCGGGCGCACCATTCGCTTCCAGGTCGAAACCATGTATTCCCAGGAACAATATGACGTGGTGCTGCTCTGA
- a CDS encoding nucleoside triphosphate pyrophosphatase, giving the protein MNSLYLASGSPRRRELLTQIGVPFTVVSAAINETPLTNESPVSYVERLARGKAAAGRSALADAAGACVLGADTAVILDGQILGKPLDQADAQAMLLALSDREHEVLTAIALIDNQRCETRLVSSRVRFRKISAGEATTYWHSGEPQDKAGGYAIQGLAAVFVAGLNGSYSAVVGLPVCETAELLGQFGIPCWQNLTVR; this is encoded by the coding sequence ATGAATTCGCTTTACCTGGCCTCGGGCTCCCCGAGGCGGCGTGAACTGCTGACACAGATCGGTGTGCCGTTCACCGTCGTCAGCGCCGCAATTAATGAAACTCCCCTTACGAACGAATCGCCCGTGTCCTACGTAGAACGCCTGGCGCGCGGCAAGGCTGCGGCCGGTCGCTCGGCCCTGGCCGATGCCGCTGGCGCCTGTGTGCTGGGCGCCGACACGGCAGTCATCCTCGATGGCCAGATCCTCGGCAAACCGCTGGACCAGGCCGACGCCCAGGCCATGTTGCTGGCCCTTTCTGACCGCGAACACGAAGTGCTTACCGCCATCGCCCTGATTGACAACCAGCGTTGCGAAACGCGGCTGGTCAGCAGTCGCGTGCGGTTTCGCAAGATATCAGCGGGCGAAGCCACCACTTATTGGCACAGCGGCGAGCCCCAGGACAAAGCGGGCGGCTATGCTATCCAGGGCCTGGCAGCGGTGTTTGTGGCCGGGCTCAATGGCAGCTACTCCGCCGTGGTTGGCCTGCCTGTCTGCGAAACCGCAGAACTGCTGGGCCAATTCGGCATACCCTGTTGGCAAAACCTTACCGTGCGCTAA
- the mreD gene encoding rod shape-determining protein MreD, which translates to MAGTHSRNGWIVWLTFAIGLLLSVSPLPQFMEILRPLWLALLLAFWALALPHRVGMVTAMCLGLMEDVLYGTLLGQNALILTLITFLVLSLQQRLRMFPMWQQCLVILVIFGLAQLVQLWLSALTGNRQPTLALVLPALVSALLWPWISFGLRGLRRRYKIN; encoded by the coding sequence ATGGCCGGTACTCACTCGCGTAACGGCTGGATCGTCTGGCTGACATTCGCCATAGGCTTGCTGCTCAGTGTTTCGCCGCTGCCGCAGTTCATGGAAATCCTGCGCCCGCTGTGGCTCGCCTTGTTGCTGGCGTTCTGGGCCCTGGCGCTGCCGCACAGGGTTGGGATGGTCACGGCCATGTGCCTGGGTTTGATGGAGGATGTGCTATACGGCACGTTGCTCGGCCAGAACGCGCTGATCCTCACCTTGATTACCTTCCTGGTGCTGTCGTTGCAGCAGCGCCTGCGCATGTTCCCGATGTGGCAGCAGTGCCTGGTGATCCTGGTGATCTTCGGCCTGGCGCAGTTGGTACAGCTGTGGCTCAGTGCCTTGACCGGCAACCGCCAACCGACCTTGGCGCTGGTGTTGCCCGCGCTGGTCAGTGCGTTGTTGTGGCCCTGGATCAGTTTTGGCCTGCGTGGATTACGTCGTCGCTATAAAATAAATTGA
- the mreC gene encoding rod shape-determining protein MreC: MKPLFSKGPSLGVRLLVLVVLSVALMVVDARFTLLKPVRSQMSLVLMQTYWITDLPQRLYQGVASQFGSRTELVAENEKLKTENLLLQGRMQKLAALTEQNVRLRELLNSSALVNEKVEVAELIGMDPNPFTHRIIINKGERDGVVLGQPVLDARGLMGQVVELMPYTSRVLLLTDTTHSIPVQVNRNGLRAIASGTGNPERLELRHVADTADIKEGDLLVSSGLGQRFPAGYPVATVKEVIHDSGQPFAIVRAVPTAALNRSRYLLLVFSDNRTPEERANAAAQAQEAEDKQNGTTPIIPATVPKPAAPAAPAAVPATPAAPVATPAKPVAHSARPAKPVAPAPAAAKPPAAAKPPAAAPATTRQREE; encoded by the coding sequence ATTAAACCGCTTTTTTCCAAAGGCCCCTCACTGGGCGTGCGCCTGTTGGTGCTGGTCGTGCTATCGGTTGCGCTGATGGTGGTCGATGCCCGCTTCACACTGCTCAAGCCAGTGCGTAGCCAGATGTCGCTGGTCCTGATGCAGACTTACTGGATCACAGACCTGCCGCAACGTCTCTACCAGGGTGTGGCCAGCCAGTTTGGCAGCCGTACTGAACTGGTGGCCGAGAACGAAAAACTCAAGACCGAAAACCTGCTGCTGCAGGGACGCATGCAAAAGCTGGCGGCCCTCACCGAGCAGAACGTTCGGCTGCGCGAGTTGCTCAATTCCTCTGCGTTGGTCAACGAGAAGGTCGAAGTGGCCGAGTTGATCGGCATGGACCCGAATCCCTTCACCCATCGCATCATCATCAACAAGGGTGAGCGCGACGGCGTGGTCCTTGGCCAGCCGGTGCTTGACGCCCGTGGCTTGATGGGCCAAGTGGTGGAGTTGATGCCGTATACGTCGCGCGTCCTGTTGCTGACCGACACCACCCACAGCATTCCGGTGCAAGTTAACCGCAACGGCCTGCGGGCGATTGCCAGTGGTACGGGTAACCCGGAACGCCTGGAGTTGCGCCACGTCGCAGACACCGCTGACATCAAGGAAGGCGACCTGCTGGTCAGCTCCGGCCTGGGCCAGCGTTTCCCTGCGGGCTACCCGGTGGCGACGGTCAAGGAAGTGATCCACGATTCCGGCCAGCCGTTCGCCATCGTGCGTGCGGTGCCGACCGCCGCGTTGAACCGCAGCCGTTACCTGCTGCTGGTGTTCAGCGACAACCGCACCCCGGAAGAGCGCGCCAACGCAGCCGCCCAGGCCCAGGAAGCGGAAGACAAGCAAAACGGCACCACACCGATCATTCCGGCCACTGTACCTAAGCCTGCTGCACCCGCTGCACCGGCAGCCGTACCGGCCACACCAGCCGCACCCGTCGCGACGCCAGCCAAGCCCGTGGCCCATAGCGCCCGCCCGGCGAAGCCTGTGGCGCCGGCACCTGCCGCGGCCAAGCCGCCCGCCGCCGCCAAACCACCGGCTGCGGCCCCGGCAACCACTCGGCAGAGGGAAGAATAA
- the mreB gene encoding rod shape-determining protein MreB produces MFKKLRGMFSSDLSIDLGTANTLIYVRERGIVLNEPSVVAIRTHGNQKSVVAVGTEAKRMLGRTPGNIAAIRPMKDGVIADFSVCEKMLQYFINKVHENSFLQPSPRVLICVPCKSTQVERRAIRESALGAGAREVFLIEEPMAAAIGAGLPVEEARGSMVVDIGGGTTEIALISLNGVVYAESVRVGGDRFDEAIITYVRRNYGSLIGESTAERIKQEIGTAYPGGEVREVDVRGRNLAEGVPRAFTLNSNEVLEALQESLATIVQAVKSALEQSPPELASDIAERGLVLTGGGALLRDLDKLLAQETGLPVIVAEDPLTCVARGGGRALEMMDKHTMDLLSSE; encoded by the coding sequence ATGTTCAAGAAACTGCGTGGCATGTTTTCCAGCGATCTTTCCATCGACCTGGGCACTGCCAACACCCTTATTTACGTGCGCGAGCGCGGTATCGTTCTGAATGAGCCATCGGTTGTGGCCATTCGGACCCATGGTAATCAGAAAAGTGTCGTTGCCGTTGGCACCGAGGCCAAGCGCATGCTTGGCCGAACACCGGGCAACATTGCTGCCATTCGTCCGATGAAGGATGGCGTGATTGCCGACTTCAGTGTCTGCGAGAAGATGCTGCAGTACTTCATCAACAAGGTTCACGAAAACAGTTTCCTGCAGCCCAGCCCTCGTGTGCTGATCTGTGTTCCGTGCAAGTCCACCCAGGTGGAGCGTCGTGCCATCCGTGAATCGGCCCTTGGCGCCGGTGCCCGTGAAGTGTTCCTGATCGAAGAGCCAATGGCGGCTGCGATCGGTGCCGGCCTGCCGGTTGAAGAAGCCCGCGGTTCGATGGTGGTGGATATCGGTGGTGGTACCACTGAAATCGCCCTGATTTCCCTCAATGGTGTGGTGTATGCCGAATCCGTACGGGTTGGCGGCGACCGTTTCGACGAAGCGATCATCACCTACGTGCGTCGTAACTACGGCAGCCTGATCGGCGAATCCACCGCCGAGCGCATCAAGCAGGAAATCGGCACCGCTTACCCGGGCGGCGAAGTTCGCGAAGTTGATGTTCGCGGTCGCAACCTGGCCGAAGGCGTTCCACGTGCCTTCACCCTGAATTCCAACGAAGTACTGGAAGCTCTGCAAGAGTCCCTGGCTACTATCGTTCAGGCTGTGAAGAGCGCCCTGGAGCAATCGCCTCCGGAACTGGCTTCCGATATCGCCGAACGTGGCCTGGTACTGACCGGTGGTGGCGCCTTGCTGCGCGACCTCGACAAGCTGTTGGCCCAGGAAACCGGCCTGCCAGTGATCGTCGCTGAAGACCCGCTGACCTGCGTCGCCCGCGGCGGTGGCCGTGCACTGGAAATGATGGATAAACACACCATGGACCTGCTCTCCAGCGAATAA
- the gatC gene encoding Asp-tRNA(Asn)/Glu-tRNA(Gln) amidotransferase subunit GatC, whose translation MALERSDVEKIAHLACLGLNEADLPQTTAALNSILGLVDQMQAVNTDGIEPLAHPLEASQRLRADVVTERNHREAYQSIAPAVENGLYLVPKVID comes from the coding sequence ATGGCGCTTGAACGCTCCGACGTGGAAAAAATCGCTCATTTGGCCTGCCTGGGCCTCAATGAAGCCGATCTTCCACAGACCACCGCAGCCCTGAACAGCATTCTCGGGCTGGTCGACCAAATGCAAGCCGTGAATACCGACGGCATCGAGCCCCTGGCTCACCCGCTGGAAGCCAGCCAGCGCCTGCGCGCCGACGTCGTGACCGAGCGCAATCATCGCGAGGCTTACCAGTCCATCGCGCCAGCGGTCGAAAACGGCCTGTACCTGGTACCGAAAGTCATCGACTAA
- the gatA gene encoding Asp-tRNA(Asn)/Glu-tRNA(Gln) amidotransferase subunit GatA: protein MHQLTLAEIARGLADKKFSCEELTKTLLARIAELDPAVNSFISITEELALSQAKAADVRRANGENGALLGAPIAHKDLFCTQGIRTSCGSKMLDNFKAPYDATVVAKLAAAGAVTLGKTNMDEFAMGSANESSHYGPVKNPWNLEHVPGGSSGGSAAAVAARLLPAATATDTGGSIRQPAAFTNLTGLKPTYGRVSRWGMIAYASSLDQGGPLARTAEDCAILLQGMAGFDPQDSTSIDEPVPDYSASLNTSIKGLRIGVPKEYFSAGLDPRIAELVHNSVKELEKLGAVIKEISLPNNQHAIPAYYVIAPAEASSNLSRFDGVRFGYRCENPKDLTDLYKRSRGEGFGVEVQRRIMVGAYALSAGYYDAYYLKAQKIRRLIKNDFMAAFNEVDVILGPTTPNPAWKIGAKTGDPIAEYLEDLYTITANLAGLPGLSMPAGFVDGLPVGVQLLAPYFQEGRLLNVAHQYQLNTDWHTRTPTGF, encoded by the coding sequence ATGCATCAATTGACTCTGGCCGAGATCGCCCGCGGTCTCGCCGACAAAAAGTTTTCTTGCGAAGAGCTGACCAAAACCCTGCTGGCGCGTATCGCCGAGCTGGACCCTGCGGTCAACAGCTTCATCAGCATCACCGAAGAGCTGGCCCTGAGCCAGGCCAAGGCCGCCGACGTACGTCGCGCCAACGGTGAGAACGGTGCCCTGTTGGGGGCGCCGATTGCCCACAAAGACCTGTTCTGCACCCAGGGCATCCGCACCAGTTGCGGTTCGAAGATGCTGGATAATTTCAAGGCGCCCTACGACGCCACCGTGGTCGCCAAGCTGGCCGCTGCCGGGGCCGTGACCCTGGGCAAGACCAACATGGACGAGTTCGCCATGGGTTCGGCCAACGAATCGAGCCACTACGGCCCGGTGAAAAACCCGTGGAACCTTGAACACGTGCCCGGCGGTTCTTCGGGTGGCTCTGCCGCAGCAGTTGCCGCTCGTCTGTTACCTGCCGCCACGGCCACCGACACCGGCGGTTCGATCCGCCAACCGGCCGCGTTCACCAACCTCACTGGTTTGAAACCGACCTACGGTCGCGTTTCCCGCTGGGGCATGATTGCCTACGCTTCCAGCCTCGACCAGGGCGGCCCCCTGGCACGCACGGCCGAAGACTGCGCAATATTGTTACAAGGCATGGCAGGCTTCGATCCGCAGGATTCCACCAGCATCGACGAGCCCGTGCCGGACTACAGCGCCAGCCTGAATACCTCGATCAAAGGCCTGCGCATCGGCGTGCCGAAAGAGTATTTCAGCGCCGGCCTCGACCCGCGCATCGCCGAACTGGTGCACAACAGCGTCAAGGAGTTGGAGAAGCTCGGCGCCGTGATCAAGGAAATCAGCCTGCCGAACAACCAGCACGCGATTCCCGCCTACTACGTGATCGCTCCGGCAGAGGCTTCCTCCAACCTGTCGCGGTTCGACGGTGTGCGCTTCGGCTACCGCTGCGAAAACCCGAAAGACCTCACCGACCTTTACAAGCGCTCCCGTGGCGAAGGTTTCGGTGTGGAAGTACAACGCCGGATCATGGTCGGTGCCTACGCGCTGTCGGCCGGTTACTACGACGCGTACTACCTCAAGGCGCAAAAGATCCGTCGCCTGATCAAGAACGACTTTATGGCAGCGTTCAATGAAGTCGACGTGATCCTCGGCCCAACCACGCCGAACCCGGCCTGGAAGATCGGCGCCAAGACCGGCGATCCGATCGCCGAGTACCTGGAAGACCTCTACACCATCACCGCCAACCTCGCGGGGCTGCCGGGCTTGTCCATGCCTGCAGGTTTCGTCGACGGTTTGCCGGTGGGCGTGCAACTGCTCGCCCCGTATTTCCAGGAAGGCCGCCTGCTCAATGTGGCGCACCAGTACCAGTTGAACACTGACTGGCACACTCGCACCCCAACCGGCTTCTGA
- the gatB gene encoding Asp-tRNA(Asn)/Glu-tRNA(Gln) amidotransferase subunit GatB — protein sequence MQWEVVIGLEIHTQLATQSKIFSGSATTFGAEPNTQASLVDLGMPGVLPVLNQEAVRMAVMFGLAIEAEIGQHNVFARKNYFYPDLPKGYQISQMELPIVGKGYLDIPLEDGTIKRVGVTRAHLEEDAGKSLHEEFNGATGIDLNRAGTPLLEIVSEPDMRSAKEAVAYVKTIHALVRYLGICDGNMAEGSLRCDCNVSVRPKGQVEYGTRCEIKNVNSFRFIEKAINTEVRRQIELIEDGGKVIQQTRLYDPNKDETRAMRSKEEANDYRYFPDPDLLPVVIEDSFLADVRATLPELPPQKRERFQEQFGLSVYDASVLASSREQANYFEKVVSIAGDAKLAANWVMVELGSLLNKQGLEIDEAPVTAEQLGGMLLRIKDNTISGKIAKTVFEAMAAGEGNADEIIEKRGLKQVTDSGAISAVLDEMLAANAEQVEQYRAADEAKRGKMFGFFVGQAMKASKGKANPQQVNELLKSKLEG from the coding sequence ATGCAATGGGAAGTCGTGATCGGGCTGGAGATTCATACCCAGCTCGCCACCCAATCGAAGATTTTCTCCGGTAGCGCCACCACGTTCGGCGCAGAACCCAACACCCAGGCCAGCCTGGTAGACCTGGGCATGCCCGGCGTGCTGCCGGTGCTGAACCAGGAAGCGGTACGCATGGCGGTGATGTTCGGCCTCGCAATCGAGGCCGAGATCGGCCAGCACAACGTGTTTGCCCGCAAGAACTACTTCTACCCGGACCTGCCCAAGGGCTACCAGATCAGCCAGATGGAATTGCCGATCGTCGGCAAGGGCTACTTGGACATCCCGCTGGAAGACGGCACCATCAAACGTGTCGGCGTGACCCGCGCGCACCTGGAAGAAGATGCCGGCAAGAGCCTGCATGAAGAATTCAACGGCGCCACCGGCATCGACCTGAACCGCGCCGGCACGCCGTTGCTGGAGATCGTGTCCGAGCCGGACATGCGCAGCGCCAAGGAAGCCGTGGCCTACGTCAAGACGATCCACGCGCTGGTGCGTTACCTCGGGATCTGCGACGGCAACATGGCCGAAGGCTCCCTGCGTTGCGACTGCAACGTGTCGGTGCGGCCAAAAGGCCAGGTCGAGTACGGCACCCGCTGCGAGATCAAGAACGTCAACTCGTTCCGTTTCATCGAGAAGGCGATCAACACCGAAGTGCGTCGCCAGATCGAGCTGATCGAAGACGGCGGCAAGGTGATTCAGCAGACCCGCCTGTACGACCCGAACAAAGACGAAACCCGCGCCATGCGCAGCAAGGAGGAAGCCAACGACTACCGTTACTTCCCCGACCCGGACCTGTTGCCCGTGGTCATCGAGGACTCGTTCCTGGCTGACGTGCGCGCCACCCTGCCGGAACTGCCACCGCAAAAACGCGAGCGTTTCCAGGAACAGTTCGGCCTTTCGGTGTACGACGCCAGCGTGTTGGCGTCGAGCCGCGAGCAAGCCAACTACTTCGAAAAAGTCGTGAGCATTGCCGGCGACGCCAAACTGGCGGCCAACTGGGTGATGGTTGAGCTGGGCAGCCTGCTGAACAAACAGGGCCTGGAAATCGACGAAGCGCCGGTTACCGCCGAGCAATTGGGCGGCATGCTGCTGCGGATCAAAGACAACACCATCTCCGGCAAAATCGCCAAGACCGTGTTTGAAGCCATGGCCGCCGGCGAAGGCAATGCTGATGAGATCATCGAGAAGCGTGGCCTGAAGCAAGTCACCGACAGCGGCGCGATTTCGGCCGTGCTCGACGAGATGCTGGCCGCCAACGCCGAACAGGTTGAACAATACCGTGCGGCGGATGAAGCCAAGCGCGGCAAAATGTTCGGCTTCTTTGTAGGCCAGGCGATGAAAGCCTCCAAAGGCAAGGCCAACCCGCAACAGGTCAACGAACTGCTCAAAAGCAAGCTCGAAGGCTGA
- a CDS encoding septal ring lytic transglycosylase RlpA family protein, whose translation MKRLLGLWALFSLLTGCASGLIDPNGYDETGTASYYGAKHHGNRTASGEPFNQNALTAAHRRLPFGTQVKVTNLDNNRSVVVRVNDRGPHTRGRLIDLSRKAAEQLGMISSGTARVRVQALSN comes from the coding sequence ATGAAGCGTCTACTCGGCCTTTGGGCCCTGTTCTCACTGCTCACCGGCTGCGCCAGCGGCCTCATCGACCCCAACGGCTACGACGAAACCGGCACCGCCTCCTACTACGGCGCCAAACACCACGGCAATCGTACTGCCAGCGGTGAACCGTTCAACCAGAATGCCCTGACCGCCGCCCATCGTCGCCTGCCCTTTGGCACACAAGTGAAGGTCACCAACCTCGACAACAACAGAAGCGTCGTTGTCCGCGTCAACGATCGCGGCCCGCACACCCGTGGGCGTCTCATCGACCTTTCACGCAAGGCCGCCGAACAGCTGGGTATGATCAGCAGCGGCACCGCACGCGTTCGCGTGCAAGCCCTCAGCAACTGA
- a CDS encoding calcium/sodium antiporter encodes MISGLLLLIVGAEVLVRAAVRLAASLKVRPLIIGLSIVAFGSSAPQMAVSLQATLADNTDIAVGSVIGSSIFNTLVTLGLAALIIPLRVSRQLVRLDIPVMILASLLVFVLAANEELTPVDGLLLLVALVAYLGVLLYQTRHSRRPRTRDTVVQAPWLSSVLLMIGGLLILILAGHLLLGAAVDMADDLGLSERIIGLTLIGVGTSLPCLATSLIAALRGQREIAVGNVIGSNLFNLLGVLGFTALVAPSPLSVSPNALDFDLPVMLGVVALCLPVFYSGYRVTRAEGLVFLGLYLVYGLHVVSFTFGMPLATKLEQLMLYYVLPALVAFLLFTSLQAWRRQHKREL; translated from the coding sequence CTGATCAGCGGCTTGCTGCTGTTGATCGTCGGTGCCGAAGTATTGGTGCGCGCTGCAGTGCGCCTGGCGGCCAGCCTCAAGGTGCGCCCGCTGATCATCGGCCTGAGCATTGTCGCCTTCGGCAGCAGCGCGCCGCAGATGGCCGTCAGCCTGCAGGCCACCCTGGCGGATAACACCGATATCGCCGTAGGCAGTGTGATCGGCAGCAGTATCTTCAATACCCTCGTGACCCTTGGGCTGGCAGCCCTGATCATTCCGCTGCGGGTTTCGCGACAACTGGTGCGCCTGGACATCCCGGTGATGATCCTCGCCAGCCTGCTGGTGTTTGTACTTGCGGCCAATGAAGAGCTGACGCCGGTCGACGGCCTGTTGCTGCTGGTGGCCCTGGTGGCTTACCTGGGCGTGCTGCTTTACCAGACCCGTCACTCCCGCCGCCCCCGCACCCGCGATACCGTGGTGCAAGCGCCGTGGTTGAGCAGTGTGCTGCTGATGATCGGCGGGCTGCTGATTCTGATTCTCGCGGGGCACCTGTTGCTGGGCGCCGCGGTGGACATGGCCGATGACCTCGGGCTGTCGGAGCGCATCATCGGCCTCACGCTGATTGGCGTCGGCACCTCACTGCCGTGCCTCGCCACCTCGTTGATCGCCGCCCTGCGCGGCCAGCGGGAAATTGCCGTGGGCAACGTGATCGGCAGCAACCTGTTCAACCTGCTCGGGGTGCTGGGCTTTACCGCCCTGGTGGCGCCTTCGCCGCTGTCGGTGTCGCCCAACGCGCTGGATTTTGACCTGCCGGTGATGCTTGGCGTGGTCGCGTTGTGCCTGCCGGTATTCTATTCGGGCTACCGCGTCACCCGCGCCGAAGGCCTGGTGTTCCTGGGCCTGTACCTGGTGTATGGGCTGCATGTGGTGTCGTTCACCTTTGGCATGCCGCTGGCCACCAAGCTTGAACAACTGATGCTGTATTACGTCCTGCCAGCGCTGGTGGCTTTCCTGTTGTTCACCTCGCTGCAAGCCTGGCGCCGCCAACACAAGAGGGAATTGTAA
- a CDS encoding carboxymuconolactone decarboxylase family protein: MTEQKKAGVEMRRQVMGDVFVDRALGNATEFSQPLQDFVNEHAWGSVWNREGLPLKTRSLITLAALTALKCPQELKGHVRGALNNGCTVEEIREALLHCAVYAGVPAAIDAFRAAQEVIDSYQKDA, translated from the coding sequence ATGACCGAACAGAAAAAAGCCGGCGTTGAAATGCGCCGCCAGGTAATGGGTGACGTGTTTGTCGACCGGGCGCTGGGCAATGCCACCGAGTTCAGCCAGCCGCTGCAGGATTTCGTCAACGAACACGCCTGGGGCAGCGTATGGAATCGCGAAGGCCTGCCGCTGAAAACCCGCAGCCTGATCACCCTCGCCGCGCTGACCGCCCTCAAGTGCCCGCAGGAACTCAAGGGCCACGTACGCGGCGCGTTGAACAACGGTTGCACCGTGGAAGAGATTCGCGAGGCGCTGCTGCATTGCGCGGTGTATGCCGGGGTGCCGGCGGCGATTGATGCCTTCCGCGCCGCCCAGGAAGTGATCGACAGTTACCAGAAAGACGCTTAA